A portion of the Punica granatum isolate Tunisia-2019 chromosome 7, ASM765513v2, whole genome shotgun sequence genome contains these proteins:
- the LOC116214214 gene encoding uncharacterized protein LOC116214214 isoform X1, with protein MEGARAPSLVSLCMEAAKQDLLRGDDLLRDVYELPPYLFDELLMRSPPLVLHKLHTGMPKWKWDDHDVFSPSSENARKRRSRCGNFDRAWMALFKLRWPDAFELLHPADWQQAYWEKHLQNCLDEAAEKAMLPRFDGRISEILISDSTLNYIGYASTFDYSRLHHHFRQFGYYLRSLRLQNALCVKETCDLLRKSRLESLILRWIRLQEHVDALCDLLIWNSETLTSIEFIHCNLSSRSVDAICGSLYSKGRQCHGIQHFSVHGSSFLDSNRVTLPYSLSSFLSSGRSLCSLRFCDNRLDWNFARQVFSTLLNGSSDLSILDLSENNIRGWLSNFNGKFLGGPLPSLVDGKSLQSLRVLNLRGNNLQKEDMDNLRNALSHMPSLEMLDVSDNPIEDDGVRSLISFFIEASEERCPLIELNLENCDLSRTGVTELFSTISSMKRPLRSLSIGDNNLGSQVAASLLGFIGSQILVLSIGGIGLDSSGFQELQKVSSSDIKLTKIDISKNRGGIEAAKFLSRLIERAPELVTVDASHNFIPAESLTILSSSLKFAKAKLEHLDLRGNNWDSLPTGASELFNLKHNGKPVVLFSSSAAPNFPYDDDP; from the exons ATGGAAGGAGCTCGAGCTCCCTCTCTGGTGTCTCTGTGCATGGAAGCGGCCAAGCAGGACCTTCTCCGAG GGGACGATCTTCTTCGGGATGTGTACGAGCTTCCTCCCTACTTATTTGATGAGCTGCTGATGCGCTCGCCGCCGTTGGTTTTGCACAAGCTGCATACTGGAAT GCCGAAATGGAAATGGGATGACCATGATGTGTTCAGTCCGTCCTCTGAGAATGCTAGAAAACGGAGGTCTAG GTGTGGGAATTTCGATCGGGCGTGGATGGCATTGTTTAAGTTGCGCTGGCCTGATGCTTTCGAACTTTTGCATCCTGCCGATTGGCAACAGGCGTACTGGGAAAAACATTTGCAGAA TTGCCTAGATGAAGCAGCGGAGAAGGCCATGCTCCCACGGTTTGATGGTCGAATAAGTGAGATACTTATTTCAG ACAGTACATTGAACTATATCGGTTATGCTTCCACTTTTGACTATTCAAGACTACATCATCATTTCAGACAATTTGGCTATTACTTGAG ATCCCTGAGACTTCAAAATGCGCTTTGTGTTAAAGAGACTTGT GATTTACTTAGGAAATCTAGATTGGAAAGCTTGATCCTACGGTGGATCAGATTGCAGGAACAT GTGGACGCGCTATGCGATCTTCTGATCTGGAATTCTGAAACATTGACATCCATAGAATTTATTCACTGCAATCTTTCTTCAAGATCCGTCGATGCAATATGCGGTTCTCTTTACTCAAAGGGCAGGCAATGTCATGGAATACAGCATTTCTCTGTTCATGGATCAAGCTTTCTTGACTCTAATAGAGTTACTTTACCTTACAGTTTATCATCATTTCTTTCATCGGGAAG GTCTTTGTGTTCATTGAGATTTTGTGACAACCGACTCGACTGGAATTTTGCAAGACAGGTTTTTAGTACCCTTCTTAATGGTTCATCTGATCTATCCATCCTCGATCTTTCAGAAAACAAT ATCAGAGGATGGCTTTCTAATTTCAACGGGAAATTCCTAGGTGGCCCTCTGCCATCTTTGGTAGATGGAAAATCTTTGCAAAGTTTGCGTGTGCTCAATCTCAG GGGAAATAACCTCCAGAAAGAAGATATGGACAATCTAAGAAATGCTCTGTCTCATATGCCCAGCTTGGAGATGCTAGATGTAAGTGACAACCCTATTGAAGACGATGGAGTAAG GAGTCTAATTTCCTTCTTCATTGAGGCTTCTGAAGAACGGTGTCCCTTGATCGAGTTGAATTTGGAAAACTGTGATCTCTCCCGTACTGGAGTTACTGAACTATTCAGTACAATTTCTTCCATGAAGAGACCACTTAGATCTCTTTCTATTGGGGACAACAACCTTGGCAG CCAAGTGGCAGCATCTTTACTGGGGTTCATTGGGTCGCAAATTCTAGTGCTTAGTATCGGAGGGATTGGTCTAGATTCTTCTGGCTTTCAGGAACTGCAGAAAGTATCTTCCTCAGATATAAAGCTTACAAAGATCGACATTAG TAAGAACCGCGGTGGGATTGAAGCTGCAAAGTTTTTGTCGAGACTAATTGAAAGGGCTCCGGAACTAGTTACGGTCGATGCTTCTCATAATTTCATACCTGCCGAATCATTGACCATCTTAAGTTCATCCttgaaatttgcaaaag CTAAGCTCGAGCATCTGGACCTGAGGGGAAATAACTGGGACAGCCTCCCCACTGGGGCTTCCGAGCTTTTCAATCTTAAACATAACGGGAAGCCCGTTGTGCTCTTCTCGTCATCTGCAGCTCCAAACTTCCCTTACGATGACGATCCATAG
- the LOC116214214 gene encoding uncharacterized protein LOC116214214 isoform X3: MEGARAPSLVSLCMEAAKQDLLRGDDLLRDVYELPPYLFDELLMRSPPLVLHKLHTGMCGNFDRAWMALFKLRWPDAFELLHPADWQQAYWEKHLQNCLDEAAEKAMLPRFDGRISEILISDSTLNYIGYASTFDYSRLHHHFRQFGYYLRSLRLQNALCVKETCDLLRKSRLESLILRWIRLQEHVDALCDLLIWNSETLTSIEFIHCNLSSRSVDAICGSLYSKGRQCHGIQHFSVHGSSFLDSNRVTLPYSLSSFLSSGRSLCSLRFCDNRLDWNFARQVFSTLLNGSSDLSILDLSENNIRGWLSNFNGKFLGGPLPSLVDGKSLQSLRVLNLRGNNLQKEDMDNLRNALSHMPSLEMLDVSDNPIEDDGVRSLISFFIEASEERCPLIELNLENCDLSRTGVTELFSTISSMKRPLRSLSIGDNNLGSQVAASLLGFIGSQILVLSIGGIGLDSSGFQELQKVSSSDIKLTKIDISKNRGGIEAAKFLSRLIERAPELVTVDASHNFIPAESLTILSSSLKFAKAKLEHLDLRGNNWDSLPTGASELFNLKHNGKPVVLFSSSAAPNFPYDDDP, encoded by the exons ATGGAAGGAGCTCGAGCTCCCTCTCTGGTGTCTCTGTGCATGGAAGCGGCCAAGCAGGACCTTCTCCGAG GGGACGATCTTCTTCGGGATGTGTACGAGCTTCCTCCCTACTTATTTGATGAGCTGCTGATGCGCTCGCCGCCGTTGGTTTTGCACAAGCTGCATACTGGAAT GTGTGGGAATTTCGATCGGGCGTGGATGGCATTGTTTAAGTTGCGCTGGCCTGATGCTTTCGAACTTTTGCATCCTGCCGATTGGCAACAGGCGTACTGGGAAAAACATTTGCAGAA TTGCCTAGATGAAGCAGCGGAGAAGGCCATGCTCCCACGGTTTGATGGTCGAATAAGTGAGATACTTATTTCAG ACAGTACATTGAACTATATCGGTTATGCTTCCACTTTTGACTATTCAAGACTACATCATCATTTCAGACAATTTGGCTATTACTTGAG ATCCCTGAGACTTCAAAATGCGCTTTGTGTTAAAGAGACTTGT GATTTACTTAGGAAATCTAGATTGGAAAGCTTGATCCTACGGTGGATCAGATTGCAGGAACAT GTGGACGCGCTATGCGATCTTCTGATCTGGAATTCTGAAACATTGACATCCATAGAATTTATTCACTGCAATCTTTCTTCAAGATCCGTCGATGCAATATGCGGTTCTCTTTACTCAAAGGGCAGGCAATGTCATGGAATACAGCATTTCTCTGTTCATGGATCAAGCTTTCTTGACTCTAATAGAGTTACTTTACCTTACAGTTTATCATCATTTCTTTCATCGGGAAG GTCTTTGTGTTCATTGAGATTTTGTGACAACCGACTCGACTGGAATTTTGCAAGACAGGTTTTTAGTACCCTTCTTAATGGTTCATCTGATCTATCCATCCTCGATCTTTCAGAAAACAAT ATCAGAGGATGGCTTTCTAATTTCAACGGGAAATTCCTAGGTGGCCCTCTGCCATCTTTGGTAGATGGAAAATCTTTGCAAAGTTTGCGTGTGCTCAATCTCAG GGGAAATAACCTCCAGAAAGAAGATATGGACAATCTAAGAAATGCTCTGTCTCATATGCCCAGCTTGGAGATGCTAGATGTAAGTGACAACCCTATTGAAGACGATGGAGTAAG GAGTCTAATTTCCTTCTTCATTGAGGCTTCTGAAGAACGGTGTCCCTTGATCGAGTTGAATTTGGAAAACTGTGATCTCTCCCGTACTGGAGTTACTGAACTATTCAGTACAATTTCTTCCATGAAGAGACCACTTAGATCTCTTTCTATTGGGGACAACAACCTTGGCAG CCAAGTGGCAGCATCTTTACTGGGGTTCATTGGGTCGCAAATTCTAGTGCTTAGTATCGGAGGGATTGGTCTAGATTCTTCTGGCTTTCAGGAACTGCAGAAAGTATCTTCCTCAGATATAAAGCTTACAAAGATCGACATTAG TAAGAACCGCGGTGGGATTGAAGCTGCAAAGTTTTTGTCGAGACTAATTGAAAGGGCTCCGGAACTAGTTACGGTCGATGCTTCTCATAATTTCATACCTGCCGAATCATTGACCATCTTAAGTTCATCCttgaaatttgcaaaag CTAAGCTCGAGCATCTGGACCTGAGGGGAAATAACTGGGACAGCCTCCCCACTGGGGCTTCCGAGCTTTTCAATCTTAAACATAACGGGAAGCCCGTTGTGCTCTTCTCGTCATCTGCAGCTCCAAACTTCCCTTACGATGACGATCCATAG
- the LOC116214214 gene encoding uncharacterized protein LOC116214214 isoform X2, whose product MEGARAPSLVSLCMEAAKQDLLRGDDLLRDVYELPPYLFDELLMRSPPLVLHKLHTGMPKWKWDDHDVFSPSSENARKRRCGNFDRAWMALFKLRWPDAFELLHPADWQQAYWEKHLQNCLDEAAEKAMLPRFDGRISEILISDSTLNYIGYASTFDYSRLHHHFRQFGYYLRSLRLQNALCVKETCDLLRKSRLESLILRWIRLQEHVDALCDLLIWNSETLTSIEFIHCNLSSRSVDAICGSLYSKGRQCHGIQHFSVHGSSFLDSNRVTLPYSLSSFLSSGRSLCSLRFCDNRLDWNFARQVFSTLLNGSSDLSILDLSENNIRGWLSNFNGKFLGGPLPSLVDGKSLQSLRVLNLRGNNLQKEDMDNLRNALSHMPSLEMLDVSDNPIEDDGVRSLISFFIEASEERCPLIELNLENCDLSRTGVTELFSTISSMKRPLRSLSIGDNNLGSQVAASLLGFIGSQILVLSIGGIGLDSSGFQELQKVSSSDIKLTKIDISKNRGGIEAAKFLSRLIERAPELVTVDASHNFIPAESLTILSSSLKFAKAKLEHLDLRGNNWDSLPTGASELFNLKHNGKPVVLFSSSAAPNFPYDDDP is encoded by the exons ATGGAAGGAGCTCGAGCTCCCTCTCTGGTGTCTCTGTGCATGGAAGCGGCCAAGCAGGACCTTCTCCGAG GGGACGATCTTCTTCGGGATGTGTACGAGCTTCCTCCCTACTTATTTGATGAGCTGCTGATGCGCTCGCCGCCGTTGGTTTTGCACAAGCTGCATACTGGAAT GCCGAAATGGAAATGGGATGACCATGATGTGTTCAGTCCGTCCTCTGAGAATGCTAGAAAACGGAG GTGTGGGAATTTCGATCGGGCGTGGATGGCATTGTTTAAGTTGCGCTGGCCTGATGCTTTCGAACTTTTGCATCCTGCCGATTGGCAACAGGCGTACTGGGAAAAACATTTGCAGAA TTGCCTAGATGAAGCAGCGGAGAAGGCCATGCTCCCACGGTTTGATGGTCGAATAAGTGAGATACTTATTTCAG ACAGTACATTGAACTATATCGGTTATGCTTCCACTTTTGACTATTCAAGACTACATCATCATTTCAGACAATTTGGCTATTACTTGAG ATCCCTGAGACTTCAAAATGCGCTTTGTGTTAAAGAGACTTGT GATTTACTTAGGAAATCTAGATTGGAAAGCTTGATCCTACGGTGGATCAGATTGCAGGAACAT GTGGACGCGCTATGCGATCTTCTGATCTGGAATTCTGAAACATTGACATCCATAGAATTTATTCACTGCAATCTTTCTTCAAGATCCGTCGATGCAATATGCGGTTCTCTTTACTCAAAGGGCAGGCAATGTCATGGAATACAGCATTTCTCTGTTCATGGATCAAGCTTTCTTGACTCTAATAGAGTTACTTTACCTTACAGTTTATCATCATTTCTTTCATCGGGAAG GTCTTTGTGTTCATTGAGATTTTGTGACAACCGACTCGACTGGAATTTTGCAAGACAGGTTTTTAGTACCCTTCTTAATGGTTCATCTGATCTATCCATCCTCGATCTTTCAGAAAACAAT ATCAGAGGATGGCTTTCTAATTTCAACGGGAAATTCCTAGGTGGCCCTCTGCCATCTTTGGTAGATGGAAAATCTTTGCAAAGTTTGCGTGTGCTCAATCTCAG GGGAAATAACCTCCAGAAAGAAGATATGGACAATCTAAGAAATGCTCTGTCTCATATGCCCAGCTTGGAGATGCTAGATGTAAGTGACAACCCTATTGAAGACGATGGAGTAAG GAGTCTAATTTCCTTCTTCATTGAGGCTTCTGAAGAACGGTGTCCCTTGATCGAGTTGAATTTGGAAAACTGTGATCTCTCCCGTACTGGAGTTACTGAACTATTCAGTACAATTTCTTCCATGAAGAGACCACTTAGATCTCTTTCTATTGGGGACAACAACCTTGGCAG CCAAGTGGCAGCATCTTTACTGGGGTTCATTGGGTCGCAAATTCTAGTGCTTAGTATCGGAGGGATTGGTCTAGATTCTTCTGGCTTTCAGGAACTGCAGAAAGTATCTTCCTCAGATATAAAGCTTACAAAGATCGACATTAG TAAGAACCGCGGTGGGATTGAAGCTGCAAAGTTTTTGTCGAGACTAATTGAAAGGGCTCCGGAACTAGTTACGGTCGATGCTTCTCATAATTTCATACCTGCCGAATCATTGACCATCTTAAGTTCATCCttgaaatttgcaaaag CTAAGCTCGAGCATCTGGACCTGAGGGGAAATAACTGGGACAGCCTCCCCACTGGGGCTTCCGAGCTTTTCAATCTTAAACATAACGGGAAGCCCGTTGTGCTCTTCTCGTCATCTGCAGCTCCAAACTTCCCTTACGATGACGATCCATAG